Part of the Halomarina litorea genome is shown below.
GGTCGCGGAGGCCGCTCAGGTCGGACTGGTCGAACGTCGGCGAGAACATCAGGTCGATGTCGGTGTACGAGAACAGGACCATGTTGTGCGCGCCGTACGTGCGCGCTCCCGTCCCGTTCGCGAGGTGTTTGTTGTCGCTGACGAGGCGGGTGTACTCCATCGCGTTGAACCCCTGCCGGATGTCGTACTGGAGGATGCTCCGGAACTCGTCGTAGCGGGGGGCACCCTTGAGTCGGACCTCGATGCGCGACCAGACGTCCTGGACGAACTCGAGGACGTCCGCGTCGACACCCGGTCGGTCCGGGTCGACGGTCTGGGGTGCCGTCGCCACACGGCACGCCTCGTCGAACGTCGACGTGTCCCGTCGGGACTCGATGAGGTCGTCGAGGGTGGTGATGTACACTGTAAAGAGCGTCTTAATCTCCTTGACGTGTCCTCGGTCCGCGGCGGGGACCGACGAGAGGGTGAACGCGTCGAACAGTTTGTGGATCCACTGCCAGAGGAACCGGTCGCGGTCGTCCATTACACGCTCGTACTCCCCCGCCACGTCGACGACGACGGAGGGGAGTTCGACTGTCGTGATCTCGGTGATGAGATCCGTCGGTTCACGCTCTGCCAAGAGCGTCCGCTGATTGGTTGTGGGCTCGACCAGATCGTGTGCCATGCCAGCTAAATCGTAGCAATAGGGGGACGTAAATGTTTGCATTATTAAATCCTTTTCGAGAGATATTCTGAAACTGGTGAATGAAACAGTCATGAAACTGGATATGTTTAGAGCAATCGTACATATATCCGGTATTCCCGGTCGAACAATTTATTTAGACGCAGGTATGCTGGTTACTCGATGATTTCGGGTCGGGCACAGAAAGAAACGACAGCATCACTCGTTCGTATGCTTCACGTAACGAGCGATGCAGGCGACCAGACGGGGAGTAGTACCTCGGTCACGGCCGTCGACGACTTCCAGGAGGCGTTCGACCACGTCGAGGCCGAGGCCCCACTGGACTGTATCGTGTGTGACGAACGAATCGGTGACGACTCCGGGCTGGAGTTCATCGACGAGGTGCGCGCACGCGGGGTGGACTTACCCATCCTCGCGCGGGTCGCCCCGGAGTCGGCCGCCGACGCCCTCGCCGCGGGTGCCACCGACGTGGTGAGTCCGACGGCGTCTCCCGAGGTACTCGACCGGCGGCTTCAAACCGTCGTGGACGCGTACGCGGGAGACCACGACCGACTCGTCCGGCGTGAGGCCATCGCGGATCTCCGCCAGTCCGCACTGGAGGGGGTCGGCCTCTCCCGACTGTTCGAGGAGTCGACTGCGCTCATCGAGGCGACGCTCGGCATCGACCGCTGTGGCCTGTTCGAACACCGCGTCGACGAGGACAGTCTCGTCCTGCGGGCGGAGACCGGGTGGGCGGGTGACCTCGACGCGCTGACCGACGACGACTCCCTCGCGCACAACGCCCTGCTCGCCGACGGCCTCGTCTGTGCCGACGGCGGCGACGGCTCCATCACGGGCGGTATCGCGGTCGGTCTCGACGTCGAGGGCACCCCCTGGGGCGTCCTCGCAGCCTACACGACCGACGGCCGGGAGTTCGGCGCGAGCGAGCGCGAACTCCTCCAGCGGGTCGCCGGCATCCTCGAACCCGTCATCGCGCGCGAACAGCGCCACCGGGAACTCGAACGCTACGAGACCATCCTCGACACCATCGACGACGGCATCTACGCGCTCGACCCGAACTTCCGCATCGAGTGGGTCAACGACGCCGTCACCAACCAGACGGGCTACGACGCCGACGAACTCATCGGGTCGCACTCCTCGCTGCTCGCACAGGACGACGTCTTCGAGATGGTCGAGAAACTGTCCCAGCAGATGGTCGAGGAGGGCAGCAACGTCGCCAGCCTCGACACCAACCTCGCCACGAAGACCGGGGATACGCTCCCCATCGAGACGCGCTTCTCGATGCGCGAGCGACAGGACGGGAGCCACGGGTTCGTCGGCGTGGTCCGCGACATCACGGACCGGAAGCGCTACGAGCAGACCCTGACCGCGCTCCACGACTCCACGCGGGACCTCCTGCACGCCGAGTCGAAACACGACGTCAGCGACCTCATCGTCGCCACCGCACAGGACGTCCTCGACATGCAGGGCGTCGGCGTCTACCTCTTCGACGGCGAGGCCGGCCAACTCGAACCCGCCGCCTGGTCCGACGAGATGGCGGAACTCACCGGCGGCCTTCCCGCCGTCGGCCCGCAGCACCCCGCACTCGCGTGGCGGACGTTCGTCGCCGGCGAACTCCTCTCGTACGACGACATCCGCGAGACGGACGACGTGTACAACGAGGAG
Proteins encoded:
- a CDS encoding bacterio-opsin activator domain-containing protein; the encoded protein is MLHVTSDAGDQTGSSTSVTAVDDFQEAFDHVEAEAPLDCIVCDERIGDDSGLEFIDEVRARGVDLPILARVAPESAADALAAGATDVVSPTASPEVLDRRLQTVVDAYAGDHDRLVRREAIADLRQSALEGVGLSRLFEESTALIEATLGIDRCGLFEHRVDEDSLVLRAETGWAGDLDALTDDDSLAHNALLADGLVCADGGDGSITGGIAVGLDVEGTPWGVLAAYTTDGREFGASERELLQRVAGILEPVIAREQRHRELERYETILDTIDDGIYALDPNFRIEWVNDAVTNQTGYDADELIGSHSSLLAQDDVFEMVEKLSQQMVEEGSNVASLDTNLATKTGDTLPIETRFSMRERQDGSHGFVGVVRDITDRKRYEQTLTALHDSTRDLLHAESKHDVSDLIVATAQDVLDMQGVGVYLFDGEAGQLEPAAWSDEMAELTGGLPAVGPQHPALAWRTFVAGELLSYDDIRETDDVYNEETPFRSGLYVPLGEHGVLFAESTEIAEFDPQLTELVDLLAASAEAALDRVEREDEIRQRDSELREQNAMLTGLKRTNDIIRSIDSALVQADTREEIERAVCEKLVTADEFAFAWTGVLEDGGERLAPRSWAGDERGYLDTVDLSPGEEHAEPAARAAAVREQVVVSEVASGFQAEPWRRTALSNDYLSVLAVPLLHGSVLYGVLTVYATKQDAFDEMTRAVLGELGQTIANAINNVETRRTMLADRVAEIELHIDDDDMFLRTLAETAECRFEVDDVIQESGGSALVFCSGVDADPEKLQALEEEFVGVEHVGIIAEDDEAVRFEMRLSGDTITQTLTDCGAVTRSIAVDDTGTRVVVELPQDADVREFVEAVQTTYSGVDLIARRNRSSSAQTRRDVRSGISERLTDRQHEVLRTAYASGFFEWPRDRTGQEVADSLDISQPTFNKHLRASERKLFSMLLEG